One Deinococcus seoulensis DNA window includes the following coding sequences:
- a CDS encoding AzlC family ABC transporter permease, translated as MTASAPFWPAFWPPFWRGFRALLPLWPGMVPFAVAYAVTAQAGGLSLWETQLMSLTVFAGASQFAAAGQFVSGGLPTVAGALGLVATTFLLNARHVLYGLSLSRSLPLPWGQRLLAAQFLTDEAYGVTVVAGPRDPGGLSFAFLLGAELSLYGVWNASTLLGSLAGAVLPDPQALGVGVIFPLAFLGLLVPLLEGRVTLLVALVSGLGAWGLGRALPGGLVILLAGVGGAALGAWITTRHAGSRA; from the coding sequence ATGACTGCCTCTGCCCCGTTCTGGCCTGCATTCTGGCCGCCGTTCTGGCGGGGGTTCCGGGCGCTGCTGCCGCTGTGGCCGGGCATGGTGCCGTTCGCGGTGGCGTACGCCGTGACCGCGCAGGCCGGGGGCCTGAGCCTCTGGGAGACGCAACTGATGAGCCTGACCGTGTTCGCCGGGGCCAGTCAGTTCGCGGCAGCCGGGCAGTTCGTGAGCGGCGGCCTGCCCACCGTGGCGGGCGCGCTGGGGCTGGTGGCGACCACGTTCCTGCTGAACGCCCGGCACGTGCTGTACGGCCTGAGCCTGTCGCGGTCGCTGCCGCTCCCGTGGGGTCAGCGCCTTCTGGCGGCGCAGTTCCTGACGGACGAGGCGTACGGCGTGACGGTCGTGGCAGGCCCGCGCGATCCGGGCGGCCTGAGTTTCGCGTTCCTGCTGGGCGCGGAACTCAGCCTGTACGGCGTGTGGAACGCCTCGACGCTGCTGGGGTCCCTGGCGGGCGCCGTGCTGCCGGACCCGCAGGCGCTGGGGGTGGGCGTGATTTTCCCGCTGGCGTTCCTGGGACTGCTGGTGCCGCTGCTGGAGGGCCGCGTGACGCTGCTGGTGGCGCTCGTATCGGGCCTGGGGGCGTGGGGGCTGGGGCGGGCGCTGCCGGGCGGACTGGTGATCCTGCTGGCCGGGGTGGGCGGCGCGGCGCTGGGCGCCTGGATCACCACCCGCCACGCCGGGAGCCGCGCGTGA
- a CDS encoding DMT family transporter produces MRAWTALLSAIALEVTGTLSLKVFTSAGTPGLELAVTYALLAASYVLLSRAFRQIPVAVAFAVWEAAGLILITGLGALILGEHLRPAQLCAMLALGVGAALLHRGTRPTNPTRPGVGNAAQVSA; encoded by the coding sequence ATGCGCGCCTGGACTGCGCTTCTCTCCGCCATTGCCCTGGAAGTCACGGGCACCCTCAGTCTCAAAGTCTTCACCAGCGCCGGCACACCCGGCCTGGAACTGGCCGTCACGTACGCCCTGCTGGCCGCGTCGTACGTGCTGCTGTCCCGCGCGTTCCGGCAGATTCCGGTCGCCGTGGCCTTCGCCGTCTGGGAGGCCGCCGGACTGATCCTGATCACCGGCCTGGGCGCCCTGATCCTCGGCGAGCACCTGCGCCCTGCCCAGCTGTGCGCCATGCTCGCCCTGGGCGTCGGCGCGGCCCTGCTGCACCGCGGTACGCGCCCCACCAACCCCACCCGCCCCGGCGTCGGCAACGCCGCGCAGGTCAGCGCATGA
- a CDS encoding cysteine desulfurase family protein — MIYLDYAATHPMTPEALAAYAQAAALPGNPASVHAAGQAARERLEEGRARVAAALRVDPRTLIANSGGTEGDNHVLLSVTRAWQDARGRPGHLITTPTEHSAVLAPARALAAQGWQVTYLTPDRGGRYDPAELAGALRSDTALVSIHHANNELGSVQDTPALAALAATRGVPYHTDAVQAPGVLPVDLTAWGVTFATFSAHKWGGPRGVGFLYVQRGTHLNAITLGGGQEGGTRPGTQDTAGVYAAGVALTHAEQAREVTHAHLSALRARFEAGVHSIPHLRVNHTPDSSPKVASVTLPGADGEALLMNLDMLGVAASAGSACSAGTMQPSHVLTAVGLNEPDARATLRFSFGAATTEQDVDAAAQALTQAAAWSRA; from the coding sequence ATGATCTACCTCGACTACGCCGCCACGCACCCCATGACGCCCGAGGCGCTCGCCGCGTACGCGCAGGCCGCCGCTCTGCCCGGCAACCCCGCCAGCGTGCACGCCGCCGGTCAGGCCGCCCGCGAACGCCTGGAGGAAGGCCGTGCCCGCGTGGCCGCCGCGCTGCGGGTCGACCCGCGCACCCTGATCGCCAACAGCGGCGGCACCGAGGGCGACAACCACGTCCTGCTGAGCGTGACCCGCGCGTGGCAGGACGCACGCGGCCGCCCCGGTCACCTGATCACCACGCCCACCGAGCACTCGGCGGTGCTGGCCCCGGCACGCGCCCTGGCCGCGCAGGGCTGGCAGGTCACGTACCTGACCCCCGACCGCGGCGGCCGGTACGACCCGGCCGAACTGGCGGGCGCGCTACGCAGTGACACGGCGCTGGTGTCCATTCACCACGCCAACAACGAACTTGGGAGCGTGCAGGACACACCCGCCCTGGCCGCGCTGGCCGCCACGCGGGGCGTGCCATACCACACGGACGCCGTGCAGGCACCCGGCGTCCTGCCAGTCGACCTGACCGCCTGGGGCGTCACGTTCGCCACGTTCAGCGCGCACAAGTGGGGCGGACCGCGCGGCGTGGGCTTCCTGTACGTGCAGCGCGGCACGCACCTGAACGCCATCACGCTCGGCGGCGGGCAGGAAGGCGGCACCCGCCCCGGCACGCAGGACACCGCCGGGGTGTACGCGGCCGGCGTGGCCCTCACGCACGCCGAGCAGGCACGCGAAGTCACGCACGCCCACCTCAGCGCCCTGCGCGCCCGGTTCGAGGCGGGCGTGCACAGCATCCCGCACCTGCGCGTCAACCACACCCCCGACAGCAGCCCCAAGGTCGCCAGCGTCACCCTGCCCGGCGCGGACGGCGAGGCCCTCCTCATGAACCTCGACATGCTCGGCGTGGCCGCCAGCGCCGGAAGTGCATGCAGCGCCGGAACCATGCAACCCAGCCACGTCCTGACCGCCGTGGGCCTGAACGAACCCGACGCCCGCGCCACCCTGCGCTTCTCCTTCGGGGCGGCCACCACCGAACAGGACGTGGACGCCGCCGCGCAGGCGCTGACACAGGCCGCCGCCTGGAGCCGCGCCTGA
- a CDS encoding AzlD domain-containing protein: MSGWLVIGLMWAVTYPARLLGLSLGRLNLPPFWQAFLRFVPVSVFAALVVPDVLGSPEWARRLVGAAVGGALLWRTRNLALGILGGFAAYWAARLAGL, encoded by the coding sequence GTGAGCGGCTGGCTGGTCATAGGGCTGATGTGGGCGGTCACGTACCCGGCGCGGCTGCTGGGCCTGAGCCTGGGCCGCCTGAACCTGCCGCCGTTCTGGCAGGCGTTCCTGCGGTTCGTGCCGGTCAGCGTGTTCGCGGCGCTGGTCGTGCCGGACGTGCTGGGCAGCCCCGAATGGGCGCGCCGACTGGTGGGCGCCGCAGTGGGTGGGGCGCTGCTGTGGCGCACCCGGAACCTCGCACTGGGCATTCTGGGCGGCTTCGCGGCGTACTGGGCGGCGCGACTGGCGGGCCTGTGA
- a CDS encoding amino acid ABC transporter permease — protein sequence MNELLTGFRVVLSGEYPRLLLSGLGLTLAVSVCALAVSVVVGTALGAVRVLRVPLLGALGNAYVEVVRGIPLIVLLSVVYYGLPALGVTLEGFPAAVLALGLYSAAYTSEIVRGGLGSVPDGQAQAARSLGLTRVQALRFVVLPQAWRVALPALGNEFISLILGSSLASAVTLQELFSQGRYITNATYRQFEVYAVLALVYFTLTFILTRLVRLLERRLSRGVTLPDRRVI from the coding sequence TTGAACGAGTTGCTGACGGGGTTCCGGGTGGTGCTGTCCGGCGAGTACCCGCGCCTGCTGCTGTCCGGGCTGGGCCTGACGCTGGCGGTCAGCGTGTGCGCCCTGGCGGTGTCGGTGGTGGTCGGCACGGCGCTGGGCGCGGTGCGGGTGCTGCGCGTGCCGCTGCTGGGGGCGCTGGGGAACGCGTACGTGGAGGTGGTGCGCGGCATTCCGCTGATCGTGCTGCTGTCGGTGGTGTACTACGGCCTTCCGGCGCTGGGCGTGACGCTGGAGGGCTTCCCGGCGGCGGTGCTGGCGCTGGGGCTGTACTCGGCGGCGTACACCAGCGAGATCGTGCGCGGCGGGCTGGGCAGCGTGCCGGACGGGCAGGCGCAGGCGGCGCGCAGTCTGGGCCTGACGCGCGTGCAGGCACTGCGGTTCGTGGTGTTGCCGCAGGCGTGGCGGGTGGCGCTGCCCGCGCTGGGGAACGAGTTCATCAGCCTGATTCTGGGCAGCAGTCTGGCGAGCGCGGTGACGTTGCAGGAACTGTTCAGTCAGGGGCGGTACATCACGAACGCCACGTACCGGCAGTTCGAGGTGTACGCGGTGCTGGCGCTGGTGTACTTCACGCTGACGTTCATCCTGACGCGGCTGGTGCGGCTGCTGGAACGCCGCCTGAGCCGGGGCGTGACCCTCCCGGACCGCCGCGTGATCTGA
- a CDS encoding PASTA domain-containing protein, translated as MTGQVGRVKVIDGKYEVLRELSTQGMVTLSEVRAAEGVTRHVAWFAVATPADRQVFHAYRTALRALEPAGLTDVVARPGAYYAVWRPVTGQPLAALLEQKVRPQETVDALHATADALAAQGYALDDADLLIDNHQVSVAYLRPLTLPRTPEDIAARNAQTLAPLKAGRVRRRREPGAWLTFVPGLLLLGGAAYLGAQAVQIYLNPPVREVVSVTGQEAKAAAKALTAAGFRVEYTQGQAGGRAIGSIIRQDPAGGTNLPRGRLVILTVNNPPAIEVPALEEMNLGQARDALKDRAMVLGKVLKVDGTLSNTPEGRVIAQLPEAASSAQRGQSVQLLISTGISGKETWLPNLTGLTFEQARAHARAAGLVVNAVERQPSDKPENTVLEQTPAPYVRVDVGSPVKLTVAAARYSAPSRPAGNLPLPPAYVPPTPVQPEAPQDPQPTTEPVTPDAVPATPETDTGTTTPPAPATTQPTQPATPEIAPTEPQTRSVNFEYVFPADLPAGNYTVVVRDDDGERQIMPPTAAANLANRRANSSEAAAVRGNAVFIIRRDGVDYATVTP; from the coding sequence ATGACGGGTCAGGTGGGCAGGGTCAAGGTCATTGATGGCAAGTACGAGGTTCTCCGGGAACTCTCGACCCAGGGCATGGTGACCCTCTCCGAGGTGCGCGCCGCCGAGGGCGTCACCCGGCACGTCGCCTGGTTCGCCGTGGCGACCCCCGCCGACCGGCAGGTGTTCCACGCGTACCGCACGGCGCTGCGGGCGCTGGAACCGGCCGGACTGACCGACGTGGTCGCCCGCCCCGGCGCGTACTACGCCGTGTGGCGGCCCGTCACCGGGCAGCCGCTCGCGGCGCTGCTGGAACAGAAGGTGCGCCCGCAGGAAACCGTGGACGCCCTGCACGCGACCGCCGACGCCCTGGCCGCGCAGGGGTATGCGCTGGACGACGCGGACCTGCTGATCGACAACCACCAGGTGAGCGTGGCGTACCTGCGGCCCCTGACGCTGCCCCGCACGCCCGAGGACATCGCCGCGCGCAACGCCCAGACGCTCGCACCCCTGAAAGCCGGACGGGTCCGCCGCCGCCGTGAACCCGGCGCGTGGCTGACCTTCGTGCCGGGCCTGCTGCTGCTGGGCGGCGCGGCGTACCTGGGCGCGCAGGCCGTGCAGATCTACCTGAACCCCCCGGTGCGGGAGGTCGTGTCCGTGACCGGACAGGAAGCCAAGGCGGCCGCGAAGGCCCTCACCGCCGCCGGGTTCCGCGTGGAGTACACGCAGGGACAGGCGGGCGGGCGCGCCATCGGCAGCATCATCCGGCAGGACCCGGCGGGCGGCACGAACCTCCCGCGCGGCCGACTGGTGATCCTGACCGTGAACAACCCCCCGGCCATCGAGGTTCCCGCGCTGGAAGAGATGAACCTGGGTCAGGCGCGGGACGCCCTGAAAGACCGCGCCATGGTGCTCGGCAAGGTCCTGAAAGTGGACGGCACCCTGTCGAACACCCCCGAAGGGCGCGTGATCGCGCAACTGCCGGAAGCGGCGTCCAGCGCCCAGCGGGGCCAGTCGGTGCAACTGCTGATCAGCACGGGCATCAGCGGCAAGGAAACGTGGCTGCCGAACCTGACCGGCCTGACCTTCGAGCAGGCGCGGGCGCACGCGCGGGCCGCCGGGCTGGTCGTGAACGCCGTGGAACGCCAACCCAGCGACAAACCCGAGAACACCGTGCTGGAACAGACGCCCGCCCCGTACGTGCGGGTGGACGTGGGCAGCCCCGTGAAACTGACGGTCGCCGCGGCCCGCTACAGCGCCCCCAGCCGCCCCGCCGGGAACCTGCCGCTACCGCCGGCGTACGTGCCGCCCACGCCCGTGCAGCCCGAAGCGCCGCAGGACCCGCAACCCACCACGGAACCCGTCACGCCCGACGCGGTGCCTGCCACCCCGGAGACGGACACGGGCACGACGACCCCGCCCGCCCCGGCAACGACCCAGCCGACCCAGCCTGCCACGCCGGAGATCGCGCCGACCGAACCTCAGACCCGTTCCGTGAACTTCGAGTACGTGTTCCCAGCCGACCTGCCCGCCGGGAACTACACGGTGGTCGTGCGGGACGACGACGGCGAACGGCAGATCATGCCGCCCACGGCCGCCGCGAACCTCGCCAACCGCCGCGCGAACAGCTCGGAGGCGGCCGCCGTGCGCGGGAACGCCGTGTTCATCATCCGCCGCGACGGCGTGGATTACGCCACGGTCACGCCCTGA
- a CDS encoding immunity 49 family protein: MLALAGNLDAFIVYLALFPRGEKELEMILHDSVVRPTTGPNSTAHTGTWLQAFYLNLLWRNAVVIDNVLLRDYTSTLQASSTWSPPYRYAQMAALRAVYEGSPDALQLIHEAWNSVETPWEGEEHEDMLIRTELAGSEIAVLTQIHLGDEAGLNRDVAYGLRSHQRYYERTEDLQDDPNGWISLPLLGLCALAKWRGMTITVQSPFLPLDLI; the protein is encoded by the coding sequence ATGCTGGCCCTGGCGGGGAATCTCGATGCATTCATCGTGTACCTCGCCCTGTTCCCGAGAGGGGAGAAGGAACTGGAGATGATCCTGCATGACAGTGTCGTGCGCCCCACGACCGGTCCGAACAGTACGGCGCACACCGGCACGTGGCTCCAGGCGTTCTACCTGAATCTGCTCTGGCGTAACGCCGTCGTCATCGACAACGTCCTGTTGCGGGACTACACGAGTACGTTGCAGGCGTCAAGCACCTGGTCACCCCCGTACCGGTACGCGCAGATGGCGGCGTTGCGGGCCGTGTACGAGGGCTCACCCGACGCACTGCAACTCATCCACGAGGCGTGGAACAGTGTGGAGACACCCTGGGAGGGGGAGGAACACGAGGACATGCTGATCCGCACCGAACTGGCCGGATCGGAGATTGCGGTGCTGACGCAGATTCACCTGGGTGACGAGGCGGGACTGAACCGTGACGTGGCGTACGGCCTGAGGAGTCATCAGCGGTACTACGAACGTACAGAAGACCTACAGGACGACCCGAACGGTTGGATCAGCCTGCCGTTGCTGGGCCTGTGTGCCCTGGCGAAATGGCGTGGCATGACGATCACCGTCCAGTCGCCCTTCCTGCCGCTGGATCTCATCTGA
- a CDS encoding MerR family transcriptional regulator, with protein MIHLNGPTHPTPTDQTGPRWTVGEVSALTGVSVRTLHHYDQIGLLRPAGRSDGNYRLYTPGDLTRLRRVLTWRALGLPLSQVADVLDAPPEQERGALHAHAARLRDDLRRTQHTLRQVQARLDALNGRAEESSMNSEDIKAAFDGFDPAPYEAEVQERWGDTDAYRQSAARTARYTQADWERIRAEMDALTTDYLTLMDAGVLPTDTRAQAVAARHRAHISGAYYDASPTMMRGLAQMWVADERFTRSIDRARPGLAAYQSAAVTAWSDAQEPPA; from the coding sequence GTGATCCACCTGAACGGCCCCACGCACCCCACCCCCACCGACCAGACCGGCCCGCGCTGGACGGTGGGCGAGGTCAGCGCCCTGACCGGCGTCAGCGTGCGCACCCTGCACCACTACGATCAGATCGGGCTGCTGCGCCCCGCCGGGCGTAGCGACGGAAATTACCGCCTGTACACGCCGGGCGACCTGACGCGGCTGCGGCGGGTGCTGACGTGGCGGGCGCTGGGCCTGCCCCTGTCACAGGTGGCGGACGTACTGGACGCCCCGCCGGAACAGGAACGCGGGGCCCTGCACGCGCACGCCGCCCGACTGCGCGACGACCTGCGCCGCACCCAGCACACGCTGCGGCAGGTGCAGGCCCGCCTGGACGCCCTGAACGGCAGGGCAGAGGAGAGCAGCATGAACAGCGAGGACATCAAAGCCGCCTTCGACGGGTTCGACCCCGCACCGTACGAAGCGGAAGTGCAGGAACGCTGGGGCGACACCGACGCCTACCGCCAGAGTGCCGCGCGCACCGCCCGTTACACGCAGGCCGACTGGGAGCGCATCCGCGCGGAGATGGACGCCCTGACCACCGACTACCTGACCCTGATGGACGCGGGCGTGCTCCCCACCGACACGCGCGCGCAGGCGGTCGCGGCGCGGCACCGGGCGCACATCAGCGGCGCGTACTACGACGCCTCGCCCACCATGATGCGCGGACTGGCGCAGATGTGGGTGGCCGACGAACGGTTCACGCGCAGCATCGACCGCGCCCGCCCCGGACTGGCCGCCTACCAGAGTGCCGCCGTGACCGCCTGGTCCGACGCGCAGGAACCCCCCGCCTGA